The sequence GCAAATTTAAACTTAGACTATAAAGATTATGCAACCTTTGGAAGCTACAACCTTGGAGCAGCTCTAAGATATGTTGCTAAACAAAATAGAGGTGATTTTGATAAAACAAAAGGATTGGGGATTGATTTGGAAGAAGCTGCAAAATCATTTACAACACTTGATATTTATGGTGGTATAAATTTAAAAGATGATTTTGGAATTAGAGTTGGTGTAAATAATATTTTTGATAAAAAATATGCTGAGTTTATCAGTGGCAATCATGTTCAAGCCCTATCACCAAATTTAGTTAATGCACCAGGAAGAACATTTTATTTAAGTTTTCATAAGAAATTTTAACAAGGAGAAAAAAATGAAAAGAAGAGAATTTTTAAGTTTAGGAAGTGCTTTTGGTATAAGTGCATTTGCACCAAATTTATTTGCAAAAGAGAACTTTACAATATACGGTGCACCAGCAGTTCCTAGTGCGATAATAGCAATAGCGTCGTTGCAAGGCAAACTTTCAAAGAGTATGAATACAGAGCTTAAAATTTGGAAAACACCTGATCAACTTAGAGCAGGAGTGGCAAGCAAAACTTTTAAAGTTATGATGAGTCCATCAAATGTTGGTGTAAATTTGAAAAACCAAAATCAAAATGTCGCAATGCTAAATATATTAACTGAAAGTATTCAAAATATAATAACAAAAGATAAAAATATAAAAGAACTTGGCGATTTAGAAGGTAAAAAGATGATAATGCCCTTTAAAAATGATATGCCAGATCTTATATTTCACGCACTTTGCAAAAAACAAGGAGTTGATGTCTCAAAAATAGATATAACCTACACAACTACGCCACCAGAAAGTATGCTTATGCTTTTACAATCAAAAGATTATGTGGCATCAATTTTACCTGAACCTATGGGAACTGCTGCTATTTTTAAAGGTAAAAAATTAGGTGTTTCAATTCATAGAAGCATTGCTATACATAAAGAGTGGGGAAAGAGCTTTAATACAGCAAATTCAATACCTCAAGCTGGTATGATAGTTGATGTGGATTATTATAATAATCATATTAAAGAATTTGAAGTATTTCACGAAGACTTAAAAAATGCTCTAATTTGGTTAAATGGCAACAAACAAAGCGCAGCAGAGATTGCAAGTGCATATCTACCTGCAAATAAAATCATAATTGCTAACTCTTTTGAACATGCAAATTTATGTGTAAAAAAAGCTAGCGATATTAGAGATGAGATAATGGAATTTTTTGAAATTATGTTTGAGTTTAATCCTAAAATTTTGGGTGGGAAAATGCCAGATAAAGGATTTTTTCTATGATAATAACTGATGGAGTACCAAGACATCGTAATATTGTTATAAAAATATTTGACTATCTTTGGGGTGGTTTTGCCACCCTAAGTGTTATTTTTTTAATGGTAGCTATTTGGCAAATAGGACATGAATATTTTGGAAGTTTCATACTGCCATCGCCTATTGAGTCTGCAAAAAAGGCTTTTGAAATTTTAAAAAACTATAGCAATAGTGAGATTAATATAACTCTTCAAAGAACTATAATTGGGATTGGAATTGCTTGCATTGGTGGCATAATGGCAGGACTAATTGCTGGTTATTTTAAAACTATGAGTTTGCTTTTAAAGCCAATATCCACTTTTTTACTTGCTATGCCCCCAATTATTTGGGTAGTTTTAGCTCTATTTTGGTTTGGATTTGGAAATGCAAGTACTATTTTTACGATAATTGTAACGGTAATTCCACTAACTTTTGCCTCTTCAATGATAGCTATGGCAACTGTTGATGAGAGCTTAAAAGAGGTTTTTGATATATATAATTTAAGCATATTTAAAAAGATAAAGCATCTATACATACCACATATCATTCCATATATCATAAGCTCCATTAGTATAGCTTTTGGTATGGGGGTAAAGATTGTCATTATGGTAGAGTTGCTAAGCTCAACAAGTGGTGTAGGCTCTAAAATAGCTGATGCAAGAAGTATGCTTGAGATGGATATAGTTTTAGGATACACACTTTTAATCATAGTTTTCATCTCACTTTTTGAATACCTAGTTATAAAACCGCTTGAAATTTTACTTATGCCTTGGAGAAGATAGTGTTAGAACTTAAAAATGTAGAATTTGAAATTTTGAAAGAAAAAATTGTAAAAGACTTCTCTTTAGTTTTAAATTATGGAGAAACTAAAACTTTATTTGGACCATCTGGATGCGGAAAAACAACTATTTTAAGAATTATAAGCAAATTAGAAATACCAAAAAAAGGAATAGTTGTCAATAAATTTAAAAAAATATCATATCTATTTCAAGAAAATAGGCTCTTAGATAATTTAACAGCACTTGATAATGTGCTTTTGTGTATGAATAAGCCTGATGAAAATTTAGTATTAGAGCACTTCAATTTAGTAGGTTTAGAAAAAAAAGATGCATATAAATATCCATATGAATTAAGTGGAGGAATGGCAAAAAGAGTCTCATTTATGAGAGCTTATTTAAGTGGTGCTGATCTAATTCTTTTAGATGAACCATTTGTTGGTCTTGATATGGATTTAAGAAATATACTAGTAAATTTACTAGCAAAAAAACTTGAAGAAAAAAGTATAGCTTGCATCTTGGTAACTCATGATAGATTTGAGGCAGTTATGATGTCTGATGAAGTGCTGTTTTTAAGCAAAAAACAAGCTGTGGTTAAAAATAAAGTAACTTTTGATACCCTGCCATCAAAAAGAGATATTGCTTTTATACAAAAAGCTGTAGATATTAATTTTAAAGGGGTTATTTATTATGATTAATGATTTTTTTACTCATCCAATGAGAATCTTTTTTCTGCTCTCATCTATTTTTGTTATACCTGCTAGTTTAATATTTTTTACAAATTTTGACTTTGTTACATTGCATAAGGTATTTTTCTTGCAACTTATGGTTCCTAGCGCATATTTGGGGTTTTTATTCACTGCTATTCCTGATTGGACACAGTATCACGATAACTTAAAACAACATGTAATTGCTTGTTTTGCTCTTTTGATAGTTGCATTTTTATTCTCTTTTATAAATTTAACTATAGTAAATTTTACCGTATCTTTTATATGGTTTTATATGTTGATATTTTCTACATATATAGTTTGGTTAGATAGAAATGATAACCAATTTAGCATTCTTTTTTCACTTTTATGTTTTGTAGTTTTGTCATTTTTATATGCTTTTACTGATGAATCAATATACCTAAATTCTCAGGTTTTTTTAAATTGTGCTTTAATAATGCTAGTATCTTTTAGAGTTAGTTTAGCTATAGGAAGAGAGGCTTTAAAACTTCAAAAAGAGAATGAAAATGTTTTTATACCAAATGGCGTTTATAAAAATATAGCAGTTTTTAGTATATTTTTGTTTATAATTGGAAGTTTTTTTATACAGAGCAAAATAGTTCTTGGCTTTGTGCTTTTAGCTAGTTCTAGTGCAATTTTAGCTAAACTAAAAGAGCTTCACTATATTATTTTAATCAAAAATCACTATATTTTATTTTACTATATTTTAGAACTTTTTATGGCTATAGGATTTTTAGGGCTTGGGCTATCTTATATATTTAATCTGCCTTATGAGCCAGCCTCTTTGCATATTCTTACCATTTCTGGGTTAATTGGCTTTATATATTTTGTTTTTAATGTAGCAGGTATGAGACATAGTGGATTTGTCATTTTA is a genomic window of Campylobacter blaseri containing:
- a CDS encoding ABC transporter substrate-binding protein; amino-acid sequence: MKRREFLSLGSAFGISAFAPNLFAKENFTIYGAPAVPSAIIAIASLQGKLSKSMNTELKIWKTPDQLRAGVASKTFKVMMSPSNVGVNLKNQNQNVAMLNILTESIQNIITKDKNIKELGDLEGKKMIMPFKNDMPDLIFHALCKKQGVDVSKIDITYTTTPPESMLMLLQSKDYVASILPEPMGTAAIFKGKKLGVSIHRSIAIHKEWGKSFNTANSIPQAGMIVDVDYYNNHIKEFEVFHEDLKNALIWLNGNKQSAAEIASAYLPANKIIIANSFEHANLCVKKASDIRDEIMEFFEIMFEFNPKILGGKMPDKGFFL
- a CDS encoding ABC transporter permease encodes the protein MIITDGVPRHRNIVIKIFDYLWGGFATLSVIFLMVAIWQIGHEYFGSFILPSPIESAKKAFEILKNYSNSEINITLQRTIIGIGIACIGGIMAGLIAGYFKTMSLLLKPISTFLLAMPPIIWVVLALFWFGFGNASTIFTIIVTVIPLTFASSMIAMATVDESLKEVFDIYNLSIFKKIKHLYIPHIIPYIISSISIAFGMGVKIVIMVELLSSTSGVGSKIADARSMLEMDIVLGYTLLIIVFISLFEYLVIKPLEILLMPWRR
- a CDS encoding ATP-binding cassette domain-containing protein, whose translation is MLELKNVEFEILKEKIVKDFSLVLNYGETKTLFGPSGCGKTTILRIISKLEIPKKGIVVNKFKKISYLFQENRLLDNLTALDNVLLCMNKPDENLVLEHFNLVGLEKKDAYKYPYELSGGMAKRVSFMRAYLSGADLILLDEPFVGLDMDLRNILVNLLAKKLEEKSIACILVTHDRFEAVMMSDEVLFLSKKQAVVKNKVTFDTLPSKRDIAFIQKAVDINFKGVIYYD
- a CDS encoding NnrS family protein — translated: MINDFFTHPMRIFFLLSSIFVIPASLIFFTNFDFVTLHKVFFLQLMVPSAYLGFLFTAIPDWTQYHDNLKQHVIACFALLIVAFLFSFINLTIVNFTVSFIWFYMLIFSTYIVWLDRNDNQFSILFSLLCFVVLSFLYAFTDESIYLNSQVFLNCALIMLVSFRVSLAIGREALKLQKENENVFIPNGVYKNIAVFSIFLFIIGSFFIQSKIVLGFVLLASSSAILAKLKELHYIILIKNHYILFYYILELFMAIGFLGLGLSYIFNLPYEPASLHILTISGLIGFIYFVFNVAGMRHSGFVILNFFISSKIGIVLILLATISRSFLYIYGNLFYLYLPSILLALVFAVYMYEFFIVFKDNEFSDDPE